A region of the Primulina eburnea isolate SZY01 chromosome 7, ASM2296580v1, whole genome shotgun sequence genome:
caCTGAAATAAAGCCAAAGTTTGTACGCGGAATGTGGCAGAAATATAGAATGATACTGAATTAGAATCTGCCAAGGAGATGGACAATTAGCATTAATTAATACCATATAATTGTAGAAAACTATAGATATTTGTAATTTGTGactttattattttgagaatttgaaattttaaacatttatttttaaattttgtatgTTGACGTATTATTTAATCTCActtgatataaataatattataaataaactaaaaacgttatttttcatttaactTCGTCTTAAATTTGTAAAACTTGAAATTTGACTCATCATATTCTTTGTTTCTCAGAATCTTCTTTTGTACAGTTGTTTATCTTGTGGTGATTATTTTTAGGAAATATGTTTTCGATTTAAATCAGTTAATATATAAATGAttgatcatttattttaaatttagagTAAGTAGCCTTTCACGAATATTTAaatatgagacgggtcaaccatatcgatattcacaataaaaagtaatattcttaatataaaaagttatacttttttaatggatgatccaaataagatatctcacaaaatacgacctgtgagaccatctcacataaattttgcCTTAAATTGTAGAGGTtattgtactttttttttttatgtatgtCGATGAAATGTCTATAGAATTCCGATACGATGTATCTTTTTCATTTACTATCCTAAGTTTTGTGCTTATTTCTTCTCGTAGATGTATTTGCTCGACTACTATATACTAGCAAACATGTAAATAGCTGTTAATTTTGGTTTGCTTCTGTAACTAAAAAATTGGATTAAAATTTTAGCAGCTCGTTTGGAAGTGATTATATTAGTTTTGAAATATTATAGTATTTATAATGATTTATATATAGTTGAtacatttttaaatatttttattatttataatgatTTATGTATTATTGTTGATTTCAGaaagatttatattatttatactggtttgttaagtttttttttttaaataaaaaatgggacaaattttttttatatatattttggcGGGATGGCCAGCCTAATCTACAACCCGTCGGTTGAGGGTTTCCAACCCGTCAAGTTGGTAGGCCAACTTGTCCCGCCCCATTTGATGGCCGATGTTGTGTTTTTTGGTTTAGTCTCTTATTTGTCTTGTTTCAAATTGGTCTTTCATATTACGATCTTGGACCGAATTTAGTATAGGTCGTTATTGATCTTTTTGTAACTCATTACTTTAATTATTCATCCTTGGTTCGAGTGTATTGGTGACCAATTTTACTTTTTTCCTATAAATTTTCCCTTCTCTTTGCTtaatttcacattctttctCAATTTCATATGGATAAATATCCAACATGTGGACAAGAGTCATGAGGATCATTTTGACACAAAAGTTACTAAATGGAGAAACCACTAAACTATATATTTACTAAAATAAGTCATATGCTACAAAAGTTGACATCACATGGGACACATGGCATTTATTTATTAGAATAATGGAATTTTGAGTATTTCAAAAGTTATATTATGACACCAAATGCCTATGTTGTAATAGATAACTTAatacaaataaagaaatatataatataatacatGACGGTCTCatggtcgtattttatgagacagatctcttatttgggtcatccataaaaaaatactacttttatactaagattattattttttattgtgaatatcggtaggattgacctgtctcaccaataaagattcgtgagaccgtagagacctactcatatatgtatataaaatttataaataatggTTAGCGGGCATCTGTTGTTTGTGCGGAGGGCATGTGTTCTTTTAGATAGACGTACGTGACATGATTGTCATAGAGAATAAATAGTAAAGCTGCCATCATGTTGCACAAATGGCATCATGAATTTATCTTTTTTtaaggaaaataatttatcCAATTTCATAAAAAAGTTGTAATTCAAGAAAAATCAATATTCGAGCATGGTTTGAAATAAAGATTGAAATTATTGGAAGTTTTGCTATTTGAAAAAGGCGGCTGATAAAATTATAAACAGCCAAAGTCCGAAGCATCATCAAAGGTGATAAGCAGCGCACTGACAAAAGAAAGATAAGGCTTCTGAATCTTGTTGCTCCACATTTTTAGATGGAAATGGTGGGTCTTTCTTAACTTTCTTGAAATTACGATCTTTTTGTTTTTTGGTGATGATGAGCATGGATTTATTGGCTTTCCGATGTTTGGGTTTGcaaaatttcatgttttgaattgTGTCGGCTGTTGGGTAAATCTTTGATTCTTGAATTGGTGATTCTTGTATTATGTTTTTGCTTGATCcctgttttgatttttttttttttgtgtgtggaAAAAGATCATTTTTTTTTCACGTTTCTGAGATCTTGAATATTCGATATAGCGAGAAATCGTTGGCTCTGATGATTTTGGAGTGTTGCTGAATAATGGGTCTATTTTGGGCTATGTTATCATGTGGAGTATTTATGTAGATTGAGTTGTGGTACTCTTGTTCGATAAGTCGCTTAAGCTTTGAATGAACAATGGGTACTTCATTTTGGTAATCCAGCTGAAATAGAATTGCGAAAATGGTTGTTTTGCTTTGTAAAAATCCAGTTAAATTGGATATTGCTCTGAAGACAATTCCCCTCTAGATGTTATTATTCTTGCAGCACATTATTGTAGATGACCATATACAACACTAAAGTGATTTTTTCTAGTTCCTGCTACCAATATCGATCTGTGTACTTTTCTTTAGAATATTCATGGCTGATGAACTCAGTTTTCAGGGCGTGCGTGCTGTCGCGAAGTCGTTTCCGCCTCCCGGAATCTCATTTTTGCAGCCTCCTCCAGGTGTTCCCGAAGTTTCACGGATCACAGGTGCCGTTGCAGTAGATGGTCCCTCCCATTGTTCTTCGAGTAGTCAACCGGAAGCATCAAAACATCTGAAGGACATCCATGTGGTAAGTTAAAAGCTGCATGATCATGCTTTTAAACTGAGAATCAAATCCAGGAATTCATAAATCATAGTTAACGAGTTAATGATTCTATGAACGCTTGATGTGTAAGCGTTTATCAGTCAGCACGTTTGATGGAGGATTTTCTTGACCTTGCAAGTGACAACACCAGCAAGAATCTTGAAACATGTGGAGTTCTTGGCGCCTTTCTTGTAAGTTATAAATTCCTTATTTTTGAACAAAAGTGTGGTTGCCAGATGTCAGTGAATTTAATATTGATGAGGTTTTTAAAGATTATATAAAAAATGCTATGGCCTATGGACGATGCAGGAATCCGGAACTTTTTATGTGACAAATCTAATAATTCCGAAACAAGAGTCTACCTCCAATTCTGTAAGAATTTGAGTTTTTCATGTGGTTCATTTTTTTTTCCCCATGTGGTTCCTCTTTAAGAGTGAAACTATTTCTTGGTTGCTTTGTTAAACACAGTGTGTTGCCTTtcctaaatttttatttagtttCTTGTTACTTTACAGTGCCAGACTGTGAACGAGGTGGAGATTTATTCTATACAAAATGAAGAATCCCTTCTCCCTATCGGATGGATCCATGTAAGTTTTGCTACTTTTCTTTCTCGAACTTGCCATTGTTTATCGGAAAAGGTTCGATTCAAAGTCAAACTGCTACTAGAGAGAGTAAAAAGTTGACGTGCCTACGGCAATTTACATTTCTCCAGATTAAAGGGTGTGAGTTTATAAATCTAGTTTTTTGCTCATTCAACTCTTTTAAGATTTTGTAGACACATCCTTCCCAGAGCTGCTTCATGTCTTCAGTTGATCTGCACACCCAGTACATCTACCAGGTGATCGCTCTCATTGCCATTTCTTGGAATTTTCGACTAACATTATCACATGTTGCATCTAGTTTTATCATGTTATCATTTTCATTGCTTTAGTAGCTCACTGATCAATATATCATAAACATGAAATAGCTTGATCACTACAGTTGACTGTAATTTCGATTATGTGCATGAGAATTATCAACATTTTCTAATCTTCATTTTATTTCGTGACCTGCAGTCCTGCACTATTTTCACCTAATTTTCTGTTGCTAAATCTTGGTTTCAAGGTGATGGTACCAGAAGCTGTAGGCATTGTCATGGCTCCAACTGATACGTCAAGGTCTCCAAATCTGGCAGCTTTTACATTTTACTACTATTTCTGTTACGGTGTTACCATTAAATCCCACCTAGAGTTTTCTCCTGGTTTGTATCTAAATCAATGTAATATATGCCAAACAGGAAATTTGGGGTATTCAGGTTGTCCGAGCCTGATGGAATGCGTGTTCTCAAGGAATGCCAGGAGAAGGGATTTCACAGCCACGCAGAACCAGCCAACGGTACCCCCATATATGAGGATTGTTCAAACATTGTTTTTAACCCAAATCTGAGGTTGGAAATATGTGACTTGAGATGATATTGTACGTACATGTCTGTTTTCCTCATCTTACTCGTGTTTTCTTGAGATGGTCGTACTTGTACAGTCAAGAAACTGAAAAATGTATATAGTATCAAATACTATTCACTATAAGCTTTCTCTCTACCGAATCAATCCTTTGATTCTTAACTGTCTAGCATGCGACGACCTGAAATAACCGCGTCTGAGGGTGTTGAAAATAGATATGAAATGATCCTCACAAATGTTCCAGTATCTAGATTCAACTAGCTATAGACTCCCAGAAGTGGACCAGAAACTCTTCCATCAAGTGCCACAAACATACATAATACATAAGCATTGGTTGCTTTGAGCCTTAGCTCAGCAGAGAAGTCGAGCTTAAGGTCGCGTTGGCAAATTGGGATTGAGTTCTGCCTTCTGTCTAAAAACTGTACAAGTCGTCTGTCTTCCCAGAAAATTATATTGAAGATAGCAAACTAGAAAGGATGGCCATTTGGTATAAGTAGCAGGTAGATATGTGTTTAATGTCTAGGCTATATGTCACCGTTTTCCCAAAGACATGGAGTCAAAATTTTGTTCGGTTTTTTAAAAGGTCCCCCAACTTATTATGGTAAGATCGTTTTTTAACATATTAAGAAACCAAGATATTCTAACTAATTTTATAGCATCACAACTATACCATCCCCATATTTTATCACCTTACaattattttttcatatttgTTTTTGGCATGTATTTGTTGATTGGGGTAAATTGTTGATGTTTTTTCTCATTTGAAAATTCgtataaaatattgaaaatatgatatttgaatATCATATGTTTAAGATCCGAtgctaatatatgatttttgagtacTCAAACATGCATAACAAGTattgttattaattatttattttttctaatgAAAATCGatacaaaacattgaaaattgtagtactaatatatgatatttgagtatcaaatatattatataatatatcatatttgagTACCTAAACGAGTATAGTAAATATTGATGTTAATAAAGttgtttcaaatttttttttattcaaaatcttATTTTTTGTACCATATGTATTCAAAAGTCATATATTATTATCGTAATTTCAATATTTCGCACCGATTTTCACCTCAAAAAGTATGTAGGCTGAGGGGGTGCTGAATTTTTGTGTGAATTATAGAGTGTATAGGACCGAGTGTTTACCGCGCTACTAAAAGCTGTAGCTAGTGGTAATAgtgtaactcaaatcttttaaaccgcacagcagctcaaacaCTACGGTTCGATCACTCTACCcagcagagacaattattgcacacaacaatctccctcccaataattgcacttcttgccatcAATGAGAATCAAACATGTGACAttgactctgataccaattataTGAACGAGtgtttaccgctttaccaaaagctataactggtggtaatggtgcaacttaaatcttttaaaccgcacagcagctcaagcatcaCGATTCGATCACTCTACCAAGCAGAGATAATTATTACACCCAACAGAGTGCATAAATATTTTTCTCTGGTATGAAGTGAACAAAAACCTATATTTAAATTTAGAGATTTAAAAACAAGTTTTCCTTGTTGATATCGTATTTTCTCGTGTGCTTTTACGCAGACGGTATGtaatttattattatgtttttattcAGTGAATtacttatttaatatttttaaatcataaaactaatttatgataatatttcaaatctaatttatatatgaataaacatttaaaatcaaccaattgtgtatttattttatCACGGTAGCATATCCTTTTTAGTAAGTACAATTATGATGATAAAGAGATTTTGTAATATCAAACTTCAAACACATCAACATCTTTAAATATCTAAAATATATTTATGGATACATTTTAATAacttattaaattaatattctATAATTTATAAGTTCCTAGAAGAACTTGTAACAAGATATAGTTTGTaagttatttataataaatttaccaAAAACCTCAAGCATAAATCATTGTATATTAACGAACGGGACAAACACGATCatgtataaaataataattatcatGTGTATGAATCATAGTCGTTAATAGATCGagttgattaataaaattttggtatagtttttaattattattggaTATAGATAATGTAACAATATTAAATATGTGATTTGGAGAGATGACATGTGATAATgtagtttaataattatataaaaacattatttatataaataaaataaaatattttcgtaAAAACTAACTAGTATCACAAAATCCGACCATCAAGAGAAcataattgtttatatatatatatatatatatatatatatatatatatatattggagtgAGTTGTCCGAATTTTATATTTGTAGATGATACAACAAAGAACATTCTCACGAATTTCATTTGCTTTCCGTGTGAACCAATGAAAACCAACTCGTCAAAGACTTGAAGCTGTTCTCTTTGACCAACATTTCAGGGTAGAAGGATAATAAGAATTCCAACACACTCCAAAATACAAAATCCACCAATAAAATATTGCAACCTCTGACTACTGTCTAAACCCTACTCACATTTGTTCACACAATCAAAATAACCCCCACCCCCCAATTTTATATCAATTTCATCCTTAAAATACATTAAATTATCTCTTCTCACCCATCCCTAAATTTGTCCTTAAAATGCTAACGAATGTGATGagtttattaaaaaaatgaccCTCAACATGTTAGGAgagattatgatttataaaaACTTACAATTCATATATATTATGAGTATTTAAATCAATGAGTGTTAcatcaaatataaaattataatgaGTATTTAAATCTGTTAATAAATGGTTGTAATGGACGTTTAATTAATCGTttttataaagcaaaaacacGAAGTAGTTGTTACATAAAATTATTATCAGGTAATATTTATGCCGGACATATAAACATTAGacattataaatataatatggTTTCTAACAGCGTCATTTTTTTTATCGATCATCGGAACAATAAATGTATCAATGTAAAATTATCACTAAAATCTTATATTTCACGCTCATATACAactaaaagtcaataaaaaaaatttaatacaaaAGGATTGAGCTTCTCGTGGCAGCAATTTATTAGCGTACCCTCGAACTTGTTAATAAGGATGCACATTTCTCGTTAATCCAACGTTAGCATTTGTGAAAAAGCCTATCAATTCCGGCCGGTACGGCAAATAAGACCGCCGTCTGTTCTCCTCATTGGCCTTGTTCTTCAGGTACACCGCGTGGGAGGACAACGGCGCCGTTTTACCCCTCCCGCTCTTCTTCGGCTTTCCTGTCTCCGCCTTAGGAGACGGAGGCCCGACCTCCCTACTCCTCCTCTTTACAATCGAGTGCGGTGGAGCTTGGTTCTTTTTCAAGAAGACGAATGCATCTTTCCCATCGCTATTGCTCCTCCCGGAGAAATCCTTTAACCGCCAGAACTTCGAAAACCCGGTTGAGTTACTCTTATTGCAGGTCGCCGACGTCGCCGCCACAGCCTTCCCCGACCACTCGCAGCAGGGTCCGGCGATCTCGTCACTTCCCGGTGTAGCTGACGTCACAAGATGTCCTTCGTCTGATCTTTCGTTTGTTTCCACGAAGACTTTCTTCACCGGGAGCTTCGTCTGTAAGTTCTCTTGGCGCAAATCCTTTAACCCTTCCCCGGAAAAGAATAAATCTCGGTTGAATAAGGGGAAAACCTGCTTCACATCCTCCGCCTCCATTGATGGTGTATTTGCTCCTTCAAACATGAAAGAAAACTCttcttcttcattatcatcATAGTCgtcatcttcttcttcatcatcttcgTCTAGATCTTCGTCTTCTGGATCATTATCTTCATCGTAATCTTCATGATTATTTAcagattcttcttcttcttgaaGTGAATCATCACCGAGCTTCATGTTTGTCATAAAAGCTTGGATTATTTTTGTTTCTGAATATAAATCATGGCCTGTGTCGATTCTCTGCTCGCCTGTTGCCTCCATATTTGAAATTTGAACCTTCTTTCGACCCGTTTGAAGTCGTGGATTTGAAGTTTGATAAGTTCGAGATGAAAGCGGAGAAATTTATATATGAAAAGATCACATTGGGTGTTCTTATATACTGGTCGTTTGTTTCCGTCTCCACAAATTTCGT
Encoded here:
- the LOC140837131 gene encoding AMSH-like ubiquitin thioesterase 2 isoform X3, encoding MEMGVRAVAKSFPPPGISFLQPPPGVPEVSRITGAVAVDGPSHCSSSSQPEASKHLKDIHVSARLMEDFLDLASDNTSKNLETCGVLGAFLESGTFYVTNLIIPKQESTSNSCQTVNEVEIYSIQNEESLLPIGWIHTHPSQSCFMSSVDLHTQYIYQVMVPEAVGIVMAPTDTSRKFGVFRLSEPDGMRVLKECQEKGFHSHAEPANGTPIYEDCSNIVFNPNLRLEICDLR
- the LOC140837131 gene encoding AMSH-like ubiquitin thioesterase 2 isoform X1, with the protein product MFGFAKFHVLNCVGCWGVRAVAKSFPPPGISFLQPPPGVPEVSRITGAVAVDGPSHCSSSSQPEASKHLKDIHVSARLMEDFLDLASDNTSKNLETCGVLGAFLESGTFYVTNLIIPKQESTSNSCQTVNEVEIYSIQNEESLLPIGWIHTHPSQSCFMSSVDLHTQYIYQVMVPEAVGIVMAPTDTSRKFGVFRLSEPDGMRVLKECQEKGFHSHAEPANGTPIYEDCSNIVFNPNLRLEICDLR
- the LOC140837131 gene encoding AMSH-like ubiquitin thioesterase 2 isoform X2: MADELSFQGVRAVAKSFPPPGISFLQPPPGVPEVSRITGAVAVDGPSHCSSSSQPEASKHLKDIHVSARLMEDFLDLASDNTSKNLETCGVLGAFLESGTFYVTNLIIPKQESTSNSCQTVNEVEIYSIQNEESLLPIGWIHTHPSQSCFMSSVDLHTQYIYQVMVPEAVGIVMAPTDTSRKFGVFRLSEPDGMRVLKECQEKGFHSHAEPANGTPIYEDCSNIVFNPNLRLEICDLR
- the LOC140837132 gene encoding uncharacterized protein — translated: MEATGEQRIDTGHDLYSETKIIQAFMTNMKLGDDSLQEEEESVNNHEDYDEDNDPEDEDLDEDDEEEDDDYDDNEEEEFSFMFEGANTPSMEAEDVKQVFPLFNRDLFFSGEGLKDLRQENLQTKLPVKKVFVETNERSDEGHLVTSATPGSDEIAGPCCEWSGKAVAATSATCNKSNSTGFSKFWRLKDFSGRSNSDGKDAFVFLKKNQAPPHSIVKRRSREVGPPSPKAETGKPKKSGRGKTAPLSSHAVYLKNKANEENRRRSYLPYRPELIGFFTNANVGLTRNVHPY